A region from the Drosophila takahashii strain IR98-3 E-12201 chromosome 2L, DtakHiC1v2, whole genome shotgun sequence genome encodes:
- the LOC108057797 gene encoding uncharacterized protein: MERPANIQIHFSVTCFQFIKGLCVIRSQARKMITKSFRFILITFLIGFTYGTPVERSEDESPMTMKGFNNSLGTFVEYNGRASIALEDWTIYAIFHLESLFPAINDFKKVYKSLLDKCAMSSRLCSDVLEFKQFASLILRDGLIETDDPLVFKVKPLSLGEDEMANKLLDKSSIIDSTLNIQVSPLELYDDTPVYEATDSPDWIIEQMKNHLRILGSQIKRSQDAILEALASAYQRQLSPFVLTTNQLEAEMLKVQSKIPRGRRLPFDQSTISDIYRIATVVPQQLENHLIFRISVPLIDVEQFNVYRLTPIPRVDNGKIQLVDTETPYLGINDHLDRYFPLQNLDDCTELAGERFVCKHNQITYGNGDENFACSLAAIRNQSAKVCTFRQVERSSMWTQLVTPNSWMVALTKELTLMGVCSGETQELRINGSGILTIRSDCIVRSSAVTLQGETHKGIPSKKGYASLQLTNKPSRETGILESFNHLLEIVTQLKVYQENLEAVGDYPITVVVVCPVIVLIALLISLTWLYLAHRRRQVQGSGPQNPVSDIQDSGNEIRTSNLPLLEKQEI, translated from the exons ATGGAACGGCCTGCAAACATACAGAT TCACTTCTCAGTAACTTGCTTTCAGTTTATTAAGGGACTTTGTGTTATAAGGTCACAAGCGCGGAAAATGATAACGAAAAGTTTTCGGTTCATCCTTATCACGTTTTTGATTGGGTTTACGTATGGGACTCCAGTTGAAAGGAGCGAGGATGAAAGTCCCATGACGATGAAGGGTTTTAACAACAGCCTTGGCACCTTCGTGGAGTACAACGGTCGGGCATCTATAGCGCTTGAGGATTGGACCATATATGCGATCTTTCATTTGGAGTCACTTTTTCCGGCCATTAATGACttcaaaaaagtatataaatctCTTCTCGATAAGTGCGCAATGAGTTCTAGACTGTGCAGCGATGTTCTCgagtttaaacaatttgcgaGCCTCATTCTTCGAGATGGCCTGATTGAGACAGATGATCCCCTGGTTTTCAAAGTCAAACCACTCTCTCTAGGTGAAGATGAAATGGCCAACAAGTTGTTGGATAAATCCTCCATCATCGACAGCACATTAAACATTCAAGTAAGTCCACTGGAACTCTACGATGATACCCCCGTTTATGAAGCCACAGATAGTCCAGACTGGATCATCGAGCAGATGAAAAATCATTTACGTATTTTGGGATCCCAAATAAAAAGATCACAGGATGCCATTCTTGAAGCATTGGCTTCTGCATATCAGCGGCAACTCAGTCCTTTTGTTCTTACCACCAATCAGTTGGAAGCGGAAATGCTTAAAGTTCAGTCCAAAATTCCACGGGGTCGACGACTGCCCTTTGACCAATCCACAATCTCCGATATTTACCGCATCGCAACCGTAGTACCTCAGCAGTTGGAAAACCATTTGATCTTCCGAATCTCAGTGCCCCTGATCGATGTAGAACAGTTTAATGTCTACCGTTTGACTCCCATTCCACGGGTTGATAATGGCAAAATCCAGCTGGTGGACACCGAAACCCCCTATCTAGGTATCAACGATCACTTGGACAGGTACTTTCCACTCCAGAACCTGGATGACTGCACTGAGTTGGCCGGCGAAAGGTTCGTCTGCAAGCACAATCAAATAACTTATGGAAATGGAGATGAGAACTTTGCCTGCTCCTTGGCGGCTATACGGAATCAGTCCGCCAAAGTCTGCACTTTCCGTCAAGTGGAGAGGAGTAGCATGTGGACACAGCTGGTGACACCGAATTCCTGGATGGTTGCCCTCACCAAGGAACTCACCTTGATGGGCGTTTGCTCTGGAGAAACCCAGGAGCTCAGGATAAACGGCAGTGGAATCCTGACCATTCGAAGTGACTGCATCGTAAGGAGTTCAGCTGTCACACTGCAAGGAGAAACCCATAAAGGAATTCCCTCGAAAAAGGGTTACGCATCGCTGCAGTTAACTAACAAACCATCCCGGGAAACAGGAATCCTGGAATCTTTTAATCATCTACTTGAGATCGTAACTCAGTTGAAGGTGTATCAGGAAAATCTTGAAGCTGTCGGGGATTATCCAATCACCGTCGTGGTTGTGTGCCCAGTAATTGTGCTGATCGCCCTATTAATTTCGCTTACCTGGCTATATCTTGCCCATCGTAGAAGACAAGTCCAAGGGTCAGGGCCACAAAATCCAGTCAGCGATATCCAAGACTCAGGCAATGAAATCAGAACCAGTAATCTTCCACTGctggaaaaacaagaaatttaa
- the Pino gene encoding protein pinocchio isoform X1: MKTGSNNNHISASSSSSNNNNICISGSGNNSLVGGSSSTSVSVSSSHIVTEWEDGIIFDVDDPDFCNLATDKLNFIVPSTANMSIASVHGPQIADICSPLSHHNLGLSASLPDLVGSPLEISMDNVLTIEELRQHMGSCFTCGVSWTDDHVSLDCSECGGYSLERPCPLCDGQCGVQWKRDFAMSHACSQARWVGVCISYPEVVTGVQLPVGGAPGAATSCAAAAANQLRLAQELCSRLEQLSTSTASKSGRM; this comes from the exons ATGAAAAcgggcagcaacaacaaccacatctccgccagcagcagcagcagcaacaacaacaacatctgcATTTCCGGCAGCGGAAACAACTCCTTGGTGGGAGGCTCCTCCtccacttccgtttccgtttcgtcATCGCACATTGTCACCGAGTGGGAGGATGGCATCATCTTCGATGTGGATGATCCCGACTTTTGTAATCTCGCCACCGACAAGCTGAATTTTATAG TGCCATCAACAGCCAATATGTCGATCGCCAGTGTTCACGGTCCCCAAATCGCCGACATCTGCAGTCCCCTGTC GCATCACAATCTGGGTCTGTCTGCCTCGCTGCCAGATCTTGTTGGTAGTCCCCTGGAGATCAGCATGGACAATGTGCTGACCATCGAGGAGCTGCGCCAGCATATGGGCTCCTGCTTCACCTGCGGCGTCTCCTGGACGGATGACCATGTGTCCCTCGACTGCAGCGAATGCGGTGGCTACAGCCTGGAGCGTCCCTGTCCCCTTTGCGACGGCCAGTGCGGTGTCCAGTGGAAGCGTGATTTCGCCATG TCCCATGCCTGCAGTCAAGCTCGCTGGGTGGGCGTGTGCATCAGTTATCCGGAAGTGGTGACCGGAGTCCAGTTGCCCGTCGGCGGAGCCCCTGGAGCTGCCACCTCGtgtgccgccgccgctgcgaATCAACTGCGTTTGGCCCAAGAGCTGTGCTCCCGCCTGGAACAGCTGTCGACGTCAACGGCGAGCAAAAGCGGTCGCATGTAG
- the Pino gene encoding protein pinocchio isoform X2, which yields MSIASVHGPQIADICSPLSHHNLGLSASLPDLVGSPLEISMDNVLTIEELRQHMGSCFTCGVSWTDDHVSLDCSECGGYSLERPCPLCDGQCGVQWKRDFAMSHACSQARWVGVCISYPEVVTGVQLPVGGAPGAATSCAAAAANQLRLAQELCSRLEQLSTSTASKSGRM from the exons ATGTCGATCGCCAGTGTTCACGGTCCCCAAATCGCCGACATCTGCAGTCCCCTGTC GCATCACAATCTGGGTCTGTCTGCCTCGCTGCCAGATCTTGTTGGTAGTCCCCTGGAGATCAGCATGGACAATGTGCTGACCATCGAGGAGCTGCGCCAGCATATGGGCTCCTGCTTCACCTGCGGCGTCTCCTGGACGGATGACCATGTGTCCCTCGACTGCAGCGAATGCGGTGGCTACAGCCTGGAGCGTCCCTGTCCCCTTTGCGACGGCCAGTGCGGTGTCCAGTGGAAGCGTGATTTCGCCATG TCCCATGCCTGCAGTCAAGCTCGCTGGGTGGGCGTGTGCATCAGTTATCCGGAAGTGGTGACCGGAGTCCAGTTGCCCGTCGGCGGAGCCCCTGGAGCTGCCACCTCGtgtgccgccgccgctgcgaATCAACTGCGTTTGGCCCAAGAGCTGTGCTCCCGCCTGGAACAGCTGTCGACGTCAACGGCGAGCAAAAGCGGTCGCATGTAG
- the Iris gene encoding uncharacterized protein Iris produces the protein MRFKMKCFFLFLILCNLSSLHSTKSPIINKSENLVSFTKFNNNLGSFIEPKGQVVIKTGDLVMRVLVNVQSLETDYKYLQDFCHKYYQSECPKPFNPDLTEFRDTIKSLDTVEEVDVKHLSSHLYQPVKDILNDMLKNIEASKSYLFTWNIARVATDLERQKELLVREVACARNNTMCPSYITIQSIKKLLIDRNYTIFDFIRSASVKVGQFDRYILFEYTMPSRVDTKFNLFHLTPIPKVHPNGTIEILDIESPYVGIYGKLKMYFNLQNLDDCLKLNSNTIICEPDEISQINDFKDLPCAVALIENQTSKTCTSHLIMRNSIWTPLLAPNSWIGTVTKDLSLQTICSEYQLELKIKGTGILRIRSDCRVLGTSVNLQGSVRKWTHSNQSYASLQTPNETLDKDNISASINELRNAIIKLTADQEKPETIIFPYIIGAAGIIIILLGVACFYRHQRTRIPVPGFVVKLNEIS, from the exons ATGAGATTCAAAATGAagtgtttttttctgtttctaaTCTTATGCAATCTCAGCTCCTTACATTCTACAAAAAGTCCCATAATCAATAAAAGTGAAAACCTCGTGTCTTTTACTAAATTCAATAACAATCTTGGGTCCTTCATTGAACCCAAAGGTCAAGTGGTAATCAAAACTGGCGACCTTGTCATGCGTGTCCTTGTAAATGTTCAATCATTGGAAACAGACTACAAATATCTGCAAGATTTTTGCCATAAGTACTATCAAAGTGAATGCCCAAAACCATTCAATCCAGATCTGACAGAGTTTCGTGACACCATCAAATCTTTGGATACTGTAGAAGAAGTGGATGTAAA GCATCTTTCTTCACACCTTTATCAACCTGTTAAAGACATTCTAAATGATatgttgaaaaatattgaagcatccaaaagttatttatttacgtGGAATATCGCGAGGGTGGCTACAGATTTAGAACGGCAAAAGGAACTCCTTGTCCGCGAAGTTGCTTGCGCCCGCAATAATACCATGTGTCCATCCTATATAACCATTCAATCTATAAAGAAGTTACTTATTGACAGAAACTACacaatttttgatttcattcgTAGTGCATCTGTAAAAGTTGGACAATTTGATAGGTATATTCTGTTTGAATATACAATGCCATCAAGGGTTGATACAAAATTTAACCTCTTTCATTTGACGCCCATTCCCAAAGTGCATCCAAATGGCACAATCGAGATTTTGGATATTGAGAGTCCATACGTGGGAATATAtggcaaattgaaaatgtattttaacctTCAAAACTTGGATGACTGCTTGAAGCTGAATAGCAATACAATAATTTGCGAACCGGATGAAATCTCtcaaataaatgattttaaagatCTGCCTTGCGCGGTTGCTCTGATAGAAAATCAAACCTCCAAGACCTGCACTTCTCATCTTATTATGCGGAACTCCATATGGACACCACTTCTAGCACCAAATTCTTGGATAGGGACTGTCACCAAGGATCTCTCTTTACAGACCATCTGCTCCGAATATCAACTGGAACTGAAAATAAAGGGCACTGGTATCTTAAGGATTCGAAGCGACTGCAGAGTTCTTGGTACATCTGTAAATCTCCAAGGAAGTGTGCGGAAATGGACACATTCCAATCAATCCTATGCATCACTACAGACCCCAAACGAAACTTTAGATAAAGACAATATTTCCGCATCCATAAACGAACTTCGCAACGCCATAATAAAACTCACGGCGGATCAAGAGAAACCGGAAACCATTATATTTCCATATATCATCGGAGCAGCCggaattattataattctCCTTGGTGTTGCCTGTTTTTATCGCCATCAGCGCACCAGGATTCCAGTGCCAGGATTCGTAGTTAAGTTGAATGAAATATCCTAA
- the TBC1D23 gene encoding TBC1 domain family member 23 isoform X2: MSLFNEIYDLPFQSQLREDCQRHVDRMGNDEEDKVSVVSDLESIITFYCKNRNLQYEPDNGWIELLLPLFALKLNRSDTFNLFESIRDTYIPKGCRPKGNVFHVFRLLLLYHDPELCTLLDTKKITPDLYSLTWFQSLFASCSSLSVIIAMWDLYFQNADPFMVFFLALIILINGREQILQMRSSSKEEIIKFLGLMPCALEFDDVPDFCSLAQYYALKTPTSFKTDYLKALYGKQNDTPRSQEEANKVSQALCLPVSVYELVETSATEFPVPDAVRFFLVDCRPAEQYNAGHLSTAFHLDCNLMLQEPVAFATAVQGLLTAQRQAIEANSNAGGEHLCFMGSGRVEEDQYTHMVVASFLQKNTHYVSLLTGGYASIHDYFGDHMADCLEDHNVRKCLVCQQHNVQQTKTVPLKTTTPSSTDLFSKFSAAMKSKSAEVKGKLLDIIVNPSANGGASASGSNGAQAAPAQERHVSAKERNGKRYRNVAPVFSIDDENEDALDGAGEREDDQPLAGDGKEIVNLNQYFKTADIINAFKCQEVHMSGYMYDSHLIITPGQLVVLRELGRGQAQIMVRRPLASIVKITAKKRHRDLITFKYGFPDGDGLLITDMDRFLIPNAAEATALVSRHIMKVLDNAK; encoded by the exons ATGTCTCTGTTCAACGAGATCTACGACCTGCCCTTCCAGAGCCAACTGCGCGAGGATTGCCAGCGGCATGTGGATCGCATGGGCAACGATGAGGAGGACAAGGTCTCGGTGGTCTCCGATCTTGAGTCCATCATCACGTTCTACTGCAAGAACCGGAATCTACAGTATGAGCCGGATAACGGATGGATTGAGCTGCTGCTACCGCTGTTCGCCTTGAAACTGAACCGATCGGATACGTTTAACCTGTTCGAATCCATTAGGGACACCTATATACCCAAGGGCTGTCGACCCAAGGGCAATGTCTTCCACGTCttccggctgctgctgctctacCACGATCCGGAGCTCTGCACCCTGCTGGACACGAAGAAGATCACCCCGGATCTCTACTCGCTGACCTGGTTCCAGTCACTCTTCGCCTCCTGCAGCAGCCTGTCGGTGATCATCGCCATGTGGGACCTGTACTTCCAGAACGCCGACCCCTTCATGGTCTTCTTCCTGGCGCTGATCATCCTGATCAACGGCAGGGAGCAGATCCTGCAGATGCGCAGCTCGTCCAAGGAGGAGATCATCAAGTTCCTGGGCCTGATGCCGTGCGCTTTGGAATTCGATGATGTCCCCGACTTTTGCTCCCTGGCTCAATACTATGCGCTAAAGACGCCCACATCTTTTAAGACAGACTATCTGAAGGCGCTGTATGGCAAGCAGAATGATACGCCGCGCAGCCAGGAGGAGGCCAACAAGGTGTCGCAGGCTTTGTGCCTGCCCGTTTCGGTTTACGAGCTGGTGGAGACCTCGGCCACAGAGTTTCCCGTGCCGGATGCCGTGCGCTTCTTTCTCGTCGACTGCCGACCGGCTGAGCAGTACAACGCCGGTCATTTGTCCACGGCATTCCATCTGGACTGCAATTTGATGCTCCAGGAACCGGTCGCCTTCGCCACCGCCGTCCAGGGCTTGCTGACCGCCCAGCGGCAAGCCATCGAGGCCAATTCGAATGCTGGCGGCGAGCATCTGTGCTTCATGGGCAGCGGTCGCGTCGAAGAGGACCAGTACACGCACATGGTGGTGGCCTCATTCCTGCAGAAGAACACCCACTACGTGTCGCTGCTGACCGGCGGCTATGCCTCCATCCACGACTACTTTGGCGACCACATGGCCGACTGCCTGGAGGATCACAATGTGCGCAAGTGCCTCGTCTGCCAGCAGCACAACGTTCAGCAG ACAAAAACAGTGCCGCTGAAGACAACGACGCCCTCCTCTACAGACCTTTTCAGCAAGTTCTCCGCCGCCATGAAGTCAAAGTCGGCGGAGGTCAAGGGCAAACTCCTCGACATCATAGTCAATCCCAGTGCTAATGGCGGAGCCTCGGCCAGCGGCTCTAATGGTGCCCAAGCGGCGCCGGCCCAGGAACGGCATGTGAGTGCCAAGGAGAGGAATGGCAAGCGGTACCGCAATGTGGCTCCCGTTTTTAGCATTGACGATGAGAACGAAGACGCCTTGGATGGAGCGGGCGAGCGAGAGGATGACCAACCGCTGGCCGGCGATGGCAAGGAGATCGTGAATCTGAACCAGTACTTCAAGACGGCCGACATAATCAACGCCTTCAAGTGCCAGGAGGTGCACATGAGCGGCTACATGTACGACAGTCACCTGATCATCACGCCCGGCCAACTGGTGGTGCTGCGGGAGCTGGGACGCGGTCAGGCGCAGATAATGGTGCGTCGCCCGCTGGCCAGCATCGTGAAGATCACGGCCAAGAAGCGACACCGCGACCTGATCACCTTCAAGTACGGATTCCCCGATGGCGACGGCCTGCTCATCACGGACATGGACCGCTTCCTAATCCCCAATGCCGCCGAGGCAACGGCCCTTGTCTCGCGGCACATAATGAAGGTGCTGGACAACGCCAAGTAG
- the TBC1D23 gene encoding TBC1 domain family member 23 isoform X1, with translation MEENMWIIELESALLDDCNVNDVYSICQGKALPEALRPDVWQVCLDVRHKSDQMSLFNEIYDLPFQSQLREDCQRHVDRMGNDEEDKVSVVSDLESIITFYCKNRNLQYEPDNGWIELLLPLFALKLNRSDTFNLFESIRDTYIPKGCRPKGNVFHVFRLLLLYHDPELCTLLDTKKITPDLYSLTWFQSLFASCSSLSVIIAMWDLYFQNADPFMVFFLALIILINGREQILQMRSSSKEEIIKFLGLMPCALEFDDVPDFCSLAQYYALKTPTSFKTDYLKALYGKQNDTPRSQEEANKVSQALCLPVSVYELVETSATEFPVPDAVRFFLVDCRPAEQYNAGHLSTAFHLDCNLMLQEPVAFATAVQGLLTAQRQAIEANSNAGGEHLCFMGSGRVEEDQYTHMVVASFLQKNTHYVSLLTGGYASIHDYFGDHMADCLEDHNVRKCLVCQQHNVQQTKTVPLKTTTPSSTDLFSKFSAAMKSKSAEVKGKLLDIIVNPSANGGASASGSNGAQAAPAQERHVSAKERNGKRYRNVAPVFSIDDENEDALDGAGEREDDQPLAGDGKEIVNLNQYFKTADIINAFKCQEVHMSGYMYDSHLIITPGQLVVLRELGRGQAQIMVRRPLASIVKITAKKRHRDLITFKYGFPDGDGLLITDMDRFLIPNAAEATALVSRHIMKVLDNAK, from the exons ATGGAGGAGAATATGTG GATCATTGAGCTGGAGTCGGCGCTCCTGGACGACTGCAATGTGAATGACGTATACAGCATTTGCCAGGGCAAAGCTCTTCCAGAAGCACTGCGTCCGGATGTGTGGCAGGTGTGCCTGGATGTGCGCCACAAATCGGATCAGATGTCTCTGTTCAACGAGATCTACGACCTGCCCTTCCAGAGCCAACTGCGCGAGGATTGCCAGCGGCATGTGGATCGCATGGGCAACGATGAGGAGGACAAGGTCTCGGTGGTCTCCGATCTTGAGTCCATCATCACGTTCTACTGCAAGAACCGGAATCTACAGTATGAGCCGGATAACGGATGGATTGAGCTGCTGCTACCGCTGTTCGCCTTGAAACTGAACCGATCGGATACGTTTAACCTGTTCGAATCCATTAGGGACACCTATATACCCAAGGGCTGTCGACCCAAGGGCAATGTCTTCCACGTCttccggctgctgctgctctacCACGATCCGGAGCTCTGCACCCTGCTGGACACGAAGAAGATCACCCCGGATCTCTACTCGCTGACCTGGTTCCAGTCACTCTTCGCCTCCTGCAGCAGCCTGTCGGTGATCATCGCCATGTGGGACCTGTACTTCCAGAACGCCGACCCCTTCATGGTCTTCTTCCTGGCGCTGATCATCCTGATCAACGGCAGGGAGCAGATCCTGCAGATGCGCAGCTCGTCCAAGGAGGAGATCATCAAGTTCCTGGGCCTGATGCCGTGCGCTTTGGAATTCGATGATGTCCCCGACTTTTGCTCCCTGGCTCAATACTATGCGCTAAAGACGCCCACATCTTTTAAGACAGACTATCTGAAGGCGCTGTATGGCAAGCAGAATGATACGCCGCGCAGCCAGGAGGAGGCCAACAAGGTGTCGCAGGCTTTGTGCCTGCCCGTTTCGGTTTACGAGCTGGTGGAGACCTCGGCCACAGAGTTTCCCGTGCCGGATGCCGTGCGCTTCTTTCTCGTCGACTGCCGACCGGCTGAGCAGTACAACGCCGGTCATTTGTCCACGGCATTCCATCTGGACTGCAATTTGATGCTCCAGGAACCGGTCGCCTTCGCCACCGCCGTCCAGGGCTTGCTGACCGCCCAGCGGCAAGCCATCGAGGCCAATTCGAATGCTGGCGGCGAGCATCTGTGCTTCATGGGCAGCGGTCGCGTCGAAGAGGACCAGTACACGCACATGGTGGTGGCCTCATTCCTGCAGAAGAACACCCACTACGTGTCGCTGCTGACCGGCGGCTATGCCTCCATCCACGACTACTTTGGCGACCACATGGCCGACTGCCTGGAGGATCACAATGTGCGCAAGTGCCTCGTCTGCCAGCAGCACAACGTTCAGCAG ACAAAAACAGTGCCGCTGAAGACAACGACGCCCTCCTCTACAGACCTTTTCAGCAAGTTCTCCGCCGCCATGAAGTCAAAGTCGGCGGAGGTCAAGGGCAAACTCCTCGACATCATAGTCAATCCCAGTGCTAATGGCGGAGCCTCGGCCAGCGGCTCTAATGGTGCCCAAGCGGCGCCGGCCCAGGAACGGCATGTGAGTGCCAAGGAGAGGAATGGCAAGCGGTACCGCAATGTGGCTCCCGTTTTTAGCATTGACGATGAGAACGAAGACGCCTTGGATGGAGCGGGCGAGCGAGAGGATGACCAACCGCTGGCCGGCGATGGCAAGGAGATCGTGAATCTGAACCAGTACTTCAAGACGGCCGACATAATCAACGCCTTCAAGTGCCAGGAGGTGCACATGAGCGGCTACATGTACGACAGTCACCTGATCATCACGCCCGGCCAACTGGTGGTGCTGCGGGAGCTGGGACGCGGTCAGGCGCAGATAATGGTGCGTCGCCCGCTGGCCAGCATCGTGAAGATCACGGCCAAGAAGCGACACCGCGACCTGATCACCTTCAAGTACGGATTCCCCGATGGCGACGGCCTGCTCATCACGGACATGGACCGCTTCCTAATCCCCAATGCCGCCGAGGCAACGGCCCTTGTCTCGCGGCACATAATGAAGGTGCTGGACAACGCCAAGTAG